In Streptomyces qaidamensis, one DNA window encodes the following:
- a CDS encoding NlpC/P60 family protein: MLLVVGVYLVAGNLVNGVSGGAKSLAKGSVPAAYAALVQKWGNLCPAISPALLAAQLYQESGFNPRAQSHAAAQGIAQFIPGTWASHGIDGDGDGDRDVWDPKDAIPSAASYDCELASYVKKVGGNPTENMLAAYNAGAYAVIKYGGVPPYSETRNYVKRITALSESFAAPVGRVDPSEQAAGAIEYAQKKLGTLYLWGGTGTAEQGGRFDCSGLTQAAYASVGIKLPRVANDQYNAGPHPSRDELLPGDLVFFSDDLTNSRAIRHVGIYVGGGYMIDAPRTGAVIRFDPIDTPDYFGATRVTEDGAKALPTTV, translated from the coding sequence ATGCTGCTCGTGGTCGGGGTCTACCTCGTCGCAGGGAACCTGGTCAACGGCGTGAGTGGCGGAGCGAAATCCCTGGCCAAGGGGTCGGTGCCGGCCGCGTACGCGGCCCTGGTGCAGAAGTGGGGCAACCTCTGCCCCGCCATCAGCCCGGCCCTGCTCGCCGCGCAGCTCTACCAGGAGAGCGGCTTCAACCCCAGGGCCCAGAGCCACGCCGCCGCGCAGGGCATAGCGCAGTTCATCCCCGGCACGTGGGCCAGCCACGGCATCGACGGCGACGGCGACGGCGACCGTGACGTGTGGGACCCGAAGGACGCGATCCCCTCCGCCGCCTCCTACGACTGCGAACTCGCGTCGTACGTGAAGAAGGTTGGCGGGAATCCGACCGAAAACATGCTGGCCGCCTACAACGCGGGGGCGTACGCGGTGATCAAGTACGGGGGCGTGCCGCCGTACAGCGAGACCCGGAACTACGTGAAGCGGATCACGGCGCTCTCGGAGAGCTTCGCGGCGCCGGTCGGGCGGGTCGACCCCTCCGAGCAGGCCGCCGGCGCGATCGAGTACGCGCAGAAGAAGCTCGGCACGCTCTACCTCTGGGGCGGCACCGGTACCGCTGAGCAGGGCGGACGTTTCGACTGCTCGGGACTGACCCAGGCCGCCTATGCGAGCGTGGGCATCAAGCTGCCGCGCGTCGCCAACGACCAGTACAACGCCGGTCCGCATCCCTCGCGGGACGAACTGCTCCCCGGCGACCTCGTGTTCTTCTCGGACGACCTCACCAATTCCCGTGCCATCCGGCATGTCGGCATTTATGTCGGAGGTGGGTACATGATCGACGCGCCCCGGACCGGTGCCGTCATCCGGTTCGACCCGATCGACACCCCCGACTACTTCGGGGCCACCCGCGTCACCGAAGATGGCGCGAAAGCACTGCCCACGACGGTGTGA
- a CDS encoding WXG100 family type VII secretion target, translating to MVGHRPTDWHVLDLDKDPTPGDPQRVRTLAKHLHDFADDVSDALRLVKGMAGEGTLLEWAGKSADVFKEDFADVPKNLKKLKKSYEMCGDALADFWPKLERAAVPGGQGPAQGPGGPRQPLLRPVPSHLSGLVGDTGRQGGGQVQGRPDRQQRRRQAR from the coding sequence ATGGTGGGTCATCGACCGACGGACTGGCATGTCCTGGACCTGGACAAAGACCCGACGCCTGGTGATCCGCAGCGGGTGCGCACACTCGCGAAGCATCTGCACGACTTCGCCGACGACGTCTCCGACGCGCTGCGTCTGGTCAAGGGCATGGCGGGCGAGGGCACGCTCCTGGAGTGGGCGGGCAAGTCCGCCGACGTCTTCAAGGAGGACTTCGCGGATGTGCCGAAGAACCTCAAGAAGCTGAAGAAGTCCTATGAGATGTGCGGCGACGCGCTGGCCGACTTCTGGCCGAAGCTGGAGCGTGCCGCAGTCCCTGGCGGACAAGGCCCTGCGCAAGGGCCGGGAGGCCCGCGACAGCCTCTCCTCCGCCCAGTCCCGTCTCACCTCAGCGGACTCGTGGGTGACACGGGCCGGCAAGGAGGCGGACAAGTACAAGGACGACCCGACCGGCAGCAAAGGCGCCGACAAGCCCGATGA
- a CDS encoding trypsin-like serine peptidase: MLLALLAVSVATADDGGGPLGVTVTARDARVGVLVPAAGGRHFCTASVVDAPHRNLIVTAAHCLGGAGGLVFVPGYRDGRAPYGEWKVRRRFLARGWAEERDEDSDVGFAAVAPRGGEEVQDAVGGNRFVTGTATGATAVTVTGYPNARETAVSCTAEPHAFGRTQQRIACPGFSGGTSGSPWVNGDGQVVGVLGGHDQGGTAPGVSYSVVPGAEAQRLYEQAAGDS, translated from the coding sequence ATGCTCCTCGCCCTCCTCGCCGTGTCCGTCGCTACCGCCGACGACGGGGGCGGGCCCCTCGGGGTCACCGTCACCGCGCGCGACGCCCGGGTCGGGGTGCTCGTGCCCGCCGCGGGGGGACGGCACTTCTGTACGGCGTCCGTGGTGGACGCCCCGCACCGGAATCTGATCGTCACCGCGGCGCACTGCCTGGGCGGCGCCGGAGGGCTGGTCTTCGTGCCGGGCTACCGGGACGGACGTGCGCCCTACGGGGAGTGGAAGGTGCGGCGGCGGTTCCTGGCCCGCGGGTGGGCCGAGGAGCGGGACGAGGACAGTGACGTGGGATTCGCCGCGGTCGCGCCCCGGGGCGGGGAGGAGGTCCAGGACGCCGTCGGCGGGAACCGGTTCGTCACCGGCACGGCGACCGGCGCCACCGCGGTAACCGTCACCGGGTATCCCAACGCGCGGGAGACGGCCGTCAGCTGCACCGCCGAGCCGCACGCGTTCGGCCGCACCCAGCAGCGCATCGCGTGCCCCGGGTTCAGCGGCGGCACCAGCGGCAGCCCTTGGGTGAACGGGGACGGGCAGGTCGTCGGCGTCCTCGGCGGGCACGACCAGGGCGGGACGGCCCCGGGCGTCTCCTACAGCGTGGTGCCCGGCGCGGAGGCGCAGCGGCTGTACGAGCAGGCGGCGGGGGATTCGTGA
- a CDS encoding FAD-binding oxidoreductase: MERRTILTAGTAVIAAAGTPFTTACTPSGDRSGATASPASRTTTTSRATAADWSALARDLDGPLVRAGDADWAAARQLYNTRFDSLKPAAVAYVSHAEDVRTTLAYARTHALRVAIRNGGHSYAGWSSGDGRLIIDVSKLSRVRASGTSAVVGAGAKLIDVYRALAAKGVTIPAGSCPTVGVSGLTLGGGHGVVSRAYGLTCDSLTRATLITADGKQLTADARENKDLFWALRGAGNGNFGVVTELHFKTHPAPQGVSAYLSWPWSKAAAVVKAWQEWGPSQPDEIWSSLHLANAAGGTPTVSVAAFSLGTHGELKNAVDRLADRVGAPARSVSLKRRSYEESMEVYAGCSSFPTDAQCHLPGSTPGRSPKGALGRETYAAASDFFDRSLSTAGIRTLLSQIGSVRGGTGSIALTALGGAVNRVSPTSTAFVHRRSRMLAQYIAAWRAGTSGATARDWLASAHKSMRPYASGAAYQNYTDPTLTDWRKAYYGDAATRLAKLKKQYDPDRFFTYPQAL, from the coding sequence ATGGAACGGCGCACGATCCTCACAGCCGGCACGGCGGTGATCGCCGCGGCCGGGACCCCCTTCACCACCGCATGCACCCCGTCGGGCGACCGCTCCGGGGCCACGGCCTCCCCCGCCTCGCGCACCACGACCACGTCGAGAGCCACCGCCGCCGACTGGTCCGCCCTGGCCCGCGACCTCGACGGCCCCCTGGTCCGCGCGGGCGACGCCGACTGGGCCGCGGCCCGGCAGCTCTACAACACCCGCTTCGACAGCCTGAAGCCCGCCGCGGTCGCGTACGTGTCCCACGCGGAGGACGTCCGCACGACCCTGGCCTACGCCCGCACCCACGCCCTGCGGGTGGCGATCCGTAACGGCGGCCACTCCTACGCCGGCTGGTCCTCCGGCGACGGCCGTCTGATCATCGACGTCTCGAAACTCAGCCGCGTCCGGGCCTCCGGCACGAGCGCGGTGGTCGGCGCCGGCGCCAAACTCATCGACGTCTACCGGGCCCTGGCCGCCAAGGGCGTCACGATCCCCGCCGGCTCGTGCCCGACCGTCGGTGTCTCGGGCCTCACTCTCGGCGGCGGCCACGGCGTGGTCTCCCGCGCCTACGGCCTGACCTGCGACAGCCTCACCCGGGCCACCCTGATCACCGCCGACGGCAAGCAGCTCACCGCCGACGCCCGTGAGAACAAGGACCTCTTCTGGGCCCTGCGCGGCGCCGGCAACGGCAACTTCGGCGTGGTCACGGAGCTGCACTTCAAGACCCACCCGGCCCCGCAGGGCGTCTCGGCGTATCTGTCCTGGCCCTGGTCCAAGGCGGCCGCGGTGGTGAAGGCCTGGCAGGAGTGGGGCCCCTCACAACCCGACGAGATCTGGTCGTCCCTGCACCTGGCGAACGCCGCGGGCGGCACGCCGACCGTCTCGGTCGCGGCGTTCTCCCTCGGCACCCACGGCGAGCTGAAGAACGCCGTCGACCGCCTGGCCGACCGCGTCGGCGCCCCGGCCCGCAGCGTCTCCCTCAAGCGCCGCTCGTACGAGGAGTCGATGGAGGTGTACGCGGGCTGCTCCTCGTTCCCGACGGACGCGCAGTGTCATCTGCCCGGCTCGACCCCGGGGCGTTCCCCGAAGGGCGCGCTGGGCCGCGAGACGTACGCGGCGGCGTCGGACTTCTTCGACCGCTCCCTGTCCACGGCCGGCATCCGCACGCTGCTCTCGCAGATCGGGTCGGTGCGCGGCGGCACGGGCAGCATCGCGCTGACCGCCCTCGGCGGAGCGGTCAACCGCGTCTCCCCCACGTCCACGGCGTTCGTCCACCGCCGCTCCCGCATGCTGGCCCAGTACATCGCCGCGTGGCGGGCCGGCACGAGCGGTGCGACGGCCCGCGACTGGCTGGCCTCCGCCCACAAGTCGATGCGCCCGTACGCCTCGGGGGCGGCGTACCAGAACTACACGGACCCGACCCTGACCGACTGGCGCAAGGCGTACTACGGGGATGCGGCAACGCGCCTTGCGAAGCTGAAGAAGCAGTACGACCCCGACCGCTTCTTCACGTATCCCCAGGCGCTGTAA
- a CDS encoding DUF6531 domain-containing protein, giving the protein MAADARSMRDEAAREAKSKIDEASDAGIQNRSWWEEVGDWFTDNWDTIVAVCKVVVAVVGIVAMIIGGPILGAIVLIAAAVVLADTLYKYSKGQASLWDVGFAALDCIPGMKGLTTLGGLAKGMKGLGAMGLKGAALSLRGLGKSATGMIADGAKGAYNRVKNVVRSTGSDPVDMATGAMYLPQLDVELPGNLPLSFTRRTASDYRCGWWFGPTWASTIDQRLEVDEDRLVFVTEDGLLLSYPLPSDQQTPVLPDAGPHWPLACLQDGGFRIDDPITGRTRHFSRPTTDGIALLAGITDRNQHAITFEYDELGAPVSIRHSGGYHLKLTTDEGRVTALYLADAVADGPDVVLKRYGYTDGNLTETVNSSGQPLRFTYDERLRVTSWTDTNDRSYTYRYDSRDRCVAEGGEAGHITVVLDYDGTDPAWPDCRITTLTSVEGATTTFVVNDNSQVVAEIDPLGGAVRTTFDDDHHVVSRTDQLGHTTALIRDELGRPTEVTRPDGAAFRFEYGVHGQLTVIGRPDGLGWRRSHDERGNCTDMTDPAGATTRFTYDEAGRVTRVVDALGNARAVRCDAAGLPVAMTDPLGNTTTWVRDAFGRITEYVDPLGGITRLTWTVEGLLTSRTTSDGAVERWLYDGEGNCVSHTTPAGATTRFEYTHFDLPSARTGPDGVRYEFIHDHNLRLAEVVNPQGLTWTYEHDAAGRLLAETDFDGRTLRYAYDGAGRLTSRTDVLGHTVHYTYDVIGDLVAKTSDEHITRFTYDRNRQLVTATGPDAELTLLRDSSGRVTCETVNGKRLTYAYDQLGRVTQRMTPSGASSRWTYDETGNRSELQASGRVLRFRHDWSGLETSRCIGERSVLSQVYDGLGRLTAQELSHDDGKPIARAYAYAEDGNLVGIEDSHSGSRRFELDAAHRVTAVRASDWSERYAYDEAGNLTSASWPTGHPGGPATGPRAYTGTKVTRAGDTRYEYDALGRVVMRQKKHLSRKPESWRYTWDAENRLTSVRTPDGTCWRYLYDPLGRRIAKRRLSADGQAVVEQTEFTWDGVILREQTTTGPSLPHPVCTTWDHDGLHPVAQTERLVLADASQEEIDSRFFSIVTDLVGTPTELVDEAGNVAWHTRATLWGVTAWNSDATAYTPLRFPGQYFDPETGLHYNYFRHYDPETARYLTPDPLGLAPAPNPVTYVPNPHTGVDLLGLSPYYSEIAPNGQRGPAYAVVTPQTLDDAANNLIGSPPGRGARYAPPGFLGGPAGHSRGHLIGQQFGGDGRDMRNIVTQGSAQNNGPISTAEDIIAEHVRSSRNTVTMSVTPEYANGGNVPSHVLIEAVDDFGWSFSRRLPNL; this is encoded by the coding sequence ATGGCCGCGGACGCCCGCTCGATGCGTGACGAGGCGGCGCGGGAGGCGAAGTCGAAGATCGACGAGGCTTCCGATGCCGGGATCCAGAACCGGTCGTGGTGGGAAGAGGTCGGCGACTGGTTCACCGACAACTGGGACACCATCGTCGCGGTCTGCAAGGTCGTCGTGGCGGTCGTCGGTATCGTCGCGATGATCATCGGCGGTCCGATCCTGGGCGCGATCGTGCTGATCGCCGCCGCGGTCGTGCTCGCCGACACGCTCTACAAATACTCCAAAGGCCAGGCGTCTCTATGGGACGTAGGGTTCGCGGCACTGGACTGCATACCCGGCATGAAAGGCCTGACCACCCTCGGCGGCCTCGCCAAGGGCATGAAGGGTCTGGGCGCGATGGGGCTCAAGGGCGCGGCCCTGAGCCTGCGAGGTCTGGGCAAGAGCGCCACGGGCATGATCGCGGACGGGGCCAAGGGCGCCTACAACCGTGTCAAGAACGTCGTCCGGTCCACGGGCAGCGACCCCGTCGACATGGCCACCGGCGCCATGTATCTGCCCCAGCTCGATGTGGAACTCCCCGGGAACCTCCCCCTGTCCTTCACCCGCCGCACGGCCTCCGATTACCGCTGTGGCTGGTGGTTCGGGCCTACCTGGGCCTCGACGATCGACCAGCGGCTGGAGGTTGACGAAGATCGCCTCGTCTTCGTCACCGAGGACGGTCTGCTCCTCTCCTATCCACTCCCGTCCGACCAGCAGACGCCGGTACTGCCCGACGCCGGACCACACTGGCCACTGGCCTGCCTGCAAGACGGTGGCTTTCGGATCGATGACCCGATCACCGGCCGGACACGTCACTTCAGCCGCCCCACCACGGACGGCATCGCCCTCCTCGCCGGTATCACCGACCGCAATCAGCACGCGATCACTTTCGAATACGACGAGCTGGGTGCCCCGGTCTCCATTCGCCACTCCGGCGGCTACCACCTCAAACTCACCACCGACGAAGGCCGCGTCACCGCCCTCTACCTCGCCGACGCAGTTGCGGACGGTCCCGACGTCGTCCTCAAGCGCTATGGCTACACCGACGGCAACCTCACAGAGACCGTCAACTCCTCCGGGCAGCCTTTGCGGTTCACCTACGACGAGCGACTGCGCGTCACGTCCTGGACGGATACGAACGACCGCAGCTACACCTATCGTTACGACAGCCGCGACCGGTGCGTCGCCGAGGGCGGCGAGGCGGGCCACATCACCGTCGTCCTCGACTACGACGGCACCGACCCCGCCTGGCCGGACTGCCGCATCACCACGCTCACCAGTGTCGAAGGCGCCACGACCACATTCGTCGTCAACGACAACAGCCAGGTCGTCGCCGAGATCGACCCGCTGGGGGGCGCGGTACGGACGACCTTCGACGACGATCATCACGTGGTGTCCCGGACAGATCAGCTCGGTCACACCACGGCACTCATCCGCGATGAGCTCGGCCGGCCCACCGAAGTGACCCGGCCGGACGGAGCGGCCTTCCGCTTCGAGTACGGCGTCCACGGGCAGCTCACGGTCATCGGCCGACCCGACGGCCTCGGCTGGCGCCGCAGCCACGACGAACGCGGCAACTGTACGGACATGACGGATCCGGCCGGCGCGACCACGCGATTCACCTACGACGAGGCGGGACGCGTCACGAGGGTCGTCGATGCCCTGGGCAATGCCAGGGCCGTGCGGTGTGACGCGGCCGGTCTCCCCGTTGCCATGACCGACCCCCTCGGGAACACCACCACATGGGTACGCGACGCTTTCGGCAGGATCACCGAGTATGTCGATCCGCTGGGCGGGATCACTCGCCTTACCTGGACCGTCGAGGGCCTCCTGACCAGCAGGACGACCTCCGACGGCGCCGTCGAAAGGTGGTTGTACGACGGCGAGGGCAACTGCGTCAGTCACACCACTCCTGCCGGTGCGACAACGCGGTTCGAGTACACCCACTTCGACCTTCCCTCGGCGCGTACCGGCCCCGATGGAGTGCGCTACGAGTTCATTCACGATCACAACCTGCGTCTCGCCGAGGTCGTCAATCCTCAAGGGCTCACCTGGACCTATGAGCACGACGCGGCCGGGCGCCTCCTCGCTGAGACCGACTTCGACGGTCGCACGCTCCGGTACGCGTATGACGGCGCCGGACGCCTCACCTCACGCACCGACGTGCTCGGTCATACCGTCCACTACACGTATGACGTCATCGGCGACCTCGTCGCGAAGACCAGCGATGAACACATCACGCGGTTCACCTACGACCGGAACCGGCAGTTGGTGACAGCGACGGGCCCCGACGCAGAGCTCACCCTGCTCCGTGACTCCAGCGGACGCGTCACGTGTGAGACGGTGAACGGCAAACGCCTCACGTATGCATACGACCAGCTAGGACGGGTCACCCAGCGCATGACGCCGTCCGGGGCCTCCAGCCGCTGGACTTACGACGAGACGGGAAACCGCTCAGAGCTCCAGGCGTCGGGCCGCGTGCTGCGTTTTCGGCATGACTGGTCGGGCCTGGAAACCAGCCGGTGCATCGGCGAACGGTCAGTTCTCTCGCAGGTGTACGACGGCCTCGGTCGGCTCACCGCACAGGAGCTGTCCCACGACGACGGCAAACCGATCGCCCGCGCCTATGCATACGCCGAGGACGGCAACCTCGTCGGTATCGAGGACTCCCATTCCGGAAGCCGCCGGTTCGAGTTGGACGCGGCGCATCGCGTCACGGCGGTCCGTGCCTCGGACTGGTCCGAACGCTACGCCTACGACGAGGCGGGCAACCTGACGTCCGCGTCCTGGCCCACCGGGCATCCCGGCGGGCCGGCAACCGGTCCACGTGCATACACCGGAACCAAGGTCACCCGCGCCGGTGACACTCGATACGAGTACGACGCCTTGGGACGAGTCGTCATGCGGCAGAAGAAGCATCTGTCCCGCAAGCCGGAGTCCTGGCGGTACACCTGGGACGCGGAGAACCGGCTCACGTCCGTCAGGACACCGGACGGGACCTGCTGGCGCTACCTCTACGATCCGCTCGGACGACGCATCGCCAAGCGGCGCTTGTCCGCCGACGGCCAAGCTGTGGTGGAGCAGACCGAGTTCACCTGGGACGGCGTCATCCTGCGCGAACAGACCACGACAGGACCGTCCCTCCCACACCCGGTTTGCACGACATGGGACCACGACGGTCTCCATCCCGTCGCACAGACAGAGCGCCTGGTCCTGGCCGACGCATCCCAGGAGGAAATCGACAGCCGGTTCTTCTCCATCGTCACGGACCTCGTCGGCACGCCTACAGAGCTGGTCGACGAGGCCGGAAACGTCGCCTGGCACACACGTGCAACGCTCTGGGGTGTCACAGCGTGGAACTCCGATGCCACCGCTTACACGCCGCTGCGCTTTCCCGGTCAGTACTTCGACCCCGAGACCGGCCTGCACTACAACTACTTCCGTCACTACGATCCCGAAACGGCTCGATATCTCACCCCTGACCCTCTCGGGCTCGCTCCAGCACCCAACCCAGTCACTTATGTGCCCAACCCCCACACCGGGGTCGACCTCCTCGGACTGAGCCCCTACTACAGCGAGATCGCCCCCAATGGTCAACGCGGTCCCGCCTACGCTGTAGTGACACCTCAAACGCTTGACGATGCTGCGAACAATCTCATC
- a CDS encoding phosphatase PAP2 family protein, whose protein sequence is MAGLADSGSNPDVDLLYDINGLAKDAPAWFDRVMEYVGEYGLLLAIVLLVVWCWWTVRRRGDEDAASTVAALVWAPLAAGVAVLVNVPIRGFVERPRPFLDHQGLDVLVQGKTDYSFVSDHATIVMALAVGLFVANRKFGLIGLVLALFGGFIRVYMGVHYPTDVVGGFALGTAVALLLSPLAMALLTPVMKAVERSPRVGWLVRSRGRASGEDTVIPEARSERASERDLAA, encoded by the coding sequence ATGGCTGGACTCGCCGATTCCGGGTCGAACCCCGACGTCGACCTGCTGTACGACATCAATGGCCTGGCCAAGGATGCGCCGGCCTGGTTCGACCGCGTCATGGAGTACGTCGGTGAGTACGGGCTGCTGCTCGCCATCGTCCTGCTCGTGGTGTGGTGCTGGTGGACCGTGCGGCGGCGGGGCGACGAGGACGCGGCCTCCACCGTGGCGGCACTGGTCTGGGCGCCGCTGGCCGCAGGGGTCGCCGTGCTGGTGAACGTGCCCATACGGGGGTTCGTGGAACGGCCCCGGCCGTTCCTGGACCACCAGGGGCTCGACGTGCTCGTCCAGGGCAAGACCGACTACTCGTTCGTCAGCGACCACGCGACGATCGTCATGGCACTGGCGGTCGGCCTGTTCGTCGCCAACCGGAAGTTCGGGCTCATCGGGCTCGTGCTGGCGTTGTTCGGCGGGTTCATCCGCGTCTACATGGGCGTGCACTATCCGACGGACGTCGTGGGCGGGTTCGCGCTGGGGACGGCCGTGGCGCTGCTGCTGTCGCCGCTCGCCATGGCCCTGCTGACGCCTGTGATGAAGGCCGTCGAGCGCTCGCCCCGGGTGGGGTGGCTGGTGCGCAGCAGAGGGCGGGCGTCAGGAGAGGACACGGTGATCCCCGAGGCGCGCAGTGAGCGGGCCTCGGAGCGGGACCTCGCCGCGTAA